The following coding sequences lie in one Alicyclobacillus curvatus genomic window:
- a CDS encoding sulfotransferase: MTNVPNLFLVGSAKAGTSSLYHYLSQHPDVYMSTIKEPHYLCSHHFPPEFTGPGDEGFSRNIVRTREAYMELFRETGGASVVGDASVYYLYFPDTANRIKALNPDAKVIIILRNPVDRAFSAYSHTVRDGRESLPFEAALRAEDERRTSGYQPLWWYREIGMYSKQVRRYLETFDSRHVRVFLYEDLSNMEHVLAEIFAFLNISQDVSIDTSIRHNASGMPRSRWLYNFFARPNPIKNALKPFLPRRFRQRLGSKAKGMTLRHLTLGVQTRYRLMKEYQDDIAALESLIDRDLSHWLVQDTAAVGVKLS; encoded by the coding sequence ATCACGAACGTACCGAATCTGTTTCTTGTCGGCAGTGCAAAGGCCGGTACGAGTTCGCTGTATCACTATTTATCACAACATCCAGACGTGTACATGAGTACTATCAAGGAACCTCACTACCTTTGTAGCCACCATTTTCCACCGGAATTCACCGGACCAGGGGATGAGGGATTCAGCAGGAACATCGTCCGCACAAGAGAAGCCTATATGGAACTGTTCCGGGAGACAGGGGGGGCTTCTGTTGTTGGGGATGCATCGGTCTATTACTTGTATTTTCCTGACACGGCGAACCGCATCAAGGCTTTGAATCCTGATGCGAAAGTTATCATCATTTTGCGCAATCCGGTAGATAGAGCCTTTTCCGCCTATTCTCATACCGTACGGGACGGACGTGAATCGCTGCCTTTTGAAGCTGCTTTGCGTGCCGAAGACGAACGTCGAACATCTGGCTATCAGCCGCTCTGGTGGTATCGTGAAATCGGTATGTACAGTAAACAGGTCAGACGTTATCTCGAGACTTTCGACAGTCGGCACGTTCGTGTTTTCCTGTATGAAGACCTGAGCAACATGGAACATGTACTCGCTGAGATTTTCGCGTTCTTGAATATCAGTCAGGATGTCTCTATTGATACGTCCATTCGGCATAATGCCTCGGGTATGCCCCGCTCTCGCTGGCTATACAACTTTTTTGCGCGGCCGAATCCAATTAAAAACGCACTGAAACCGTTTCTGCCGCGACGCTTTCGACAACGGCTCGGCAGCAAAGCAAAGGGCATGACATTACGTCACCTCACTTTGGGAGTACAGACTCGTTATCGGTTGATGAAAGAGTATCAAGATGATATTGCGGCACTAGAGTCACTCATCGACCGCGACTTGTCTCATTGGCTCGTTCAAGATACAGCAGCAGTAGGAGTGAAATTATCGTGA
- the cysC gene encoding adenylyl-sulfate kinase, with product MIVTADVTWHQPQVTKIARQTLKGHGGLCIWFTGLSGAGKSTLANRVEEELYRRGIHTYLLDGDNVRHGLSADLGFSERDRKEHIRRVAHVASLFVDAGTVVLTALISPFEADREQARSQFTDGEFLEVFVDCPVDICASRDPKGLYDKAERGLIQNFTGVSAPYEVPRRADVTVNTAQKSIDECVGLVLATIVEALEMNLDRSDKIQA from the coding sequence ATTATCGTGACAGCAGACGTGACTTGGCACCAACCGCAAGTAACTAAAATCGCTCGACAGACCCTCAAAGGACATGGAGGTCTCTGCATCTGGTTTACCGGGTTATCTGGCGCTGGCAAATCGACGCTGGCCAACAGAGTTGAAGAAGAACTGTATCGTCGGGGCATTCACACGTATCTCCTTGACGGAGACAACGTTCGGCACGGGTTGAGTGCAGATCTCGGATTCTCCGAGCGTGATCGGAAAGAACACATTCGACGCGTCGCGCACGTTGCAAGTTTGTTTGTGGATGCTGGCACGGTGGTCTTAACAGCGCTCATCTCCCCTTTTGAAGCAGATAGAGAACAGGCTCGCTCCCAGTTCACGGATGGTGAGTTCCTCGAGGTGTTTGTCGATTGTCCGGTAGACATCTGTGCTTCACGGGATCCAAAAGGATTGTATGACAAGGCAGAGCGTGGACTGATTCAAAATTTTACAGGAGTTTCAGCTCCGTATGAGGTCCCTCGTCGGGCGGATGTGACTGTCAATACGGCGCAAAAATCGATTGACGAGTGCGTTGGTCTGGTCCTGGCAACCATTGTTGAGGCGCTGGAGATGAACTTAGACAGGAGCGATAAAATACAAGCATGA
- the sat gene encoding sulfate adenylyltransferase → MKTPANPETQMNEDGYLNCREIVLDDVAASDVLQLGIGAFAPLDGFLEERDYLSVCHSMHLVDGQLWPIPVTLPVSEQTAAGLCTGERVRLVSKNGLFIAGMLVTDVYRPDLRQEAETVYGTTDTNHPGVQRLFERGPVYLGGPVEVYQTVVNAEFEAYFRTPRECRAEFQKRGWKTIVGFQTRNPIHRAHEYIQKCALEMVDALFVHPLVGPTKADDVPASVRMRAYRAILDNYYPRERTYFGVMMSAMRYAGPREAVLHALVRKNYGCTHFIVGRDHAGVGNFYGTYDAQKLLLSIPADELGITPMCFDHAFYCRSCGGMATTKTCPHPDEDHIILSGTKVRQMLAEGIAPPPEFSRPEVVRVLMEHYQNQ, encoded by the coding sequence ATGAAGACCCCAGCGAATCCAGAGACGCAGATGAACGAAGATGGGTACCTCAATTGTAGAGAGATTGTCTTAGATGATGTAGCTGCTTCCGATGTGTTGCAACTTGGAATCGGTGCTTTTGCGCCGCTCGACGGATTTCTCGAGGAAAGGGATTATCTCTCCGTTTGTCACTCAATGCACCTCGTGGACGGGCAACTGTGGCCGATACCCGTGACACTGCCTGTGTCTGAACAAACGGCTGCAGGCCTATGTACGGGAGAGAGAGTTAGGCTGGTCTCGAAAAATGGTCTGTTCATCGCAGGAATGCTTGTGACGGATGTATACCGACCTGACCTCAGACAGGAAGCAGAGACTGTGTACGGCACCACCGACACCAACCATCCCGGCGTACAGCGTTTGTTTGAACGCGGTCCCGTATACCTGGGAGGACCAGTAGAAGTCTACCAGACGGTTGTCAATGCAGAGTTCGAGGCGTATTTTCGGACGCCGCGCGAGTGTCGGGCTGAATTTCAAAAGCGGGGCTGGAAGACGATTGTCGGGTTTCAGACACGCAATCCTATTCACCGCGCTCACGAGTATATCCAAAAGTGTGCGCTCGAAATGGTCGACGCGCTGTTCGTCCACCCGCTCGTCGGGCCTACAAAAGCGGATGACGTACCTGCGTCTGTTCGCATGCGCGCCTATCGAGCAATTCTCGACAATTACTATCCACGAGAGCGCACATATTTTGGCGTGATGATGTCAGCCATGCGCTATGCCGGGCCGAGAGAAGCTGTGTTGCACGCTCTGGTCAGGAAAAATTATGGGTGCACGCACTTTATTGTCGGACGCGATCACGCTGGCGTCGGTAATTTTTACGGCACTTATGACGCGCAAAAGCTCTTGCTGAGCATTCCTGCGGACGAGTTGGGAATCACACCAATGTGTTTCGATCACGCTTTTTACTGCCGCTCTTGCGGCGGCATGGCGACAACCAAGACTTGCCCGCATCCGGACGAAGACCACATCATTTTGTCAGGAACCAAGGTCAGGCAGATGCTGGCGGAAGGCATTGCTCCTCCGCCGGAGTTCTCCCGTCCCGAGGTTGTCCGCGTGTTGATGGAACACTATCAGAATCAGTAA
- a CDS encoding glycosyltransferase produces MRVLVMIHRLWQGGGTETHVLTLCSVLRQMGQHVTLYTAGGPWVGKARALGIPVMVDASMHNFPKRSALRLRRFLRRHRFDVIHAHDGPTVRVAVLALRPLLQRPRLVFTVHGPYVGQLPLSMAKQTANTIIAVSPSLGRRAQRVGGGRARVVVIPNGIRTDVFRPVSKNLARAHLRLPAKASVVGYAGRFTIEKAQLGRRVVSALHQFTEHRPNVYVVVAGRASQRVVAPRRRVKILGHVNNMSMFYNACDVMIGTARVAAESVSCGVPTLALGSAGYHGPITRRNFSHMIGTNFGDHGSIRPWTIARLSGDLERALSHREQLRSQARGTSQTLRKQLSADRMVRRILQTYY; encoded by the coding sequence ATGCGCGTACTAGTTATGATTCATCGTTTGTGGCAGGGCGGCGGCACCGAGACCCATGTTTTAACCCTCTGCTCTGTACTGCGCCAGATGGGGCAGCATGTAACACTGTATACAGCGGGCGGACCTTGGGTAGGCAAAGCGCGGGCTCTCGGGATTCCCGTGATGGTGGACGCGTCGATGCACAACTTTCCGAAGCGCAGTGCGCTACGCTTACGCCGATTTCTCCGGCGACACAGGTTCGACGTCATTCATGCACACGATGGACCGACCGTCAGAGTGGCCGTTCTTGCACTACGGCCGCTCCTACAGCGTCCCCGTTTGGTTTTCACGGTGCATGGCCCCTATGTCGGACAGCTACCGCTCTCCATGGCCAAACAAACCGCAAACACGATAATCGCCGTCTCTCCGTCGCTCGGGCGTCGAGCCCAACGAGTCGGGGGTGGCAGAGCCAGGGTTGTCGTCATCCCGAACGGCATCCGTACGGACGTTTTTCGGCCGGTATCCAAAAATCTTGCGCGAGCGCATTTGCGATTACCTGCAAAAGCGTCCGTTGTCGGCTATGCTGGCCGATTCACCATTGAAAAAGCGCAGCTTGGAAGGCGCGTTGTTTCTGCCCTGCATCAATTTACGGAACATCGACCGAACGTGTATGTTGTTGTCGCAGGACGCGCTTCACAGCGAGTGGTGGCTCCTCGGAGACGCGTGAAAATACTTGGTCACGTCAACAACATGAGCATGTTTTACAACGCGTGTGATGTCATGATTGGGACCGCAAGAGTCGCCGCAGAATCAGTCAGTTGCGGTGTTCCGACACTCGCACTCGGTTCTGCCGGCTATCATGGTCCTATCACTCGCCGAAACTTCTCGCACATGATTGGAACCAATTTTGGCGACCATGGATCTATCCGTCCATGGACAATAGCAAGACTGTCAGGCGACTTGGAGCGTGCCTTGTCACACCGCGAACAACTGCGGAGTCAAGCAAGGGGCACGTCCCAAACACTTCGCAAACAGCTCAGTGCAGACAGGATGGTGCGCCGCATTCTGCAAACCTATTACTGA
- a CDS encoding ATP-grasp domain-containing protein: MMPALCRESLNVLVTGVGSPAASGVIRSLRRVPDWKIRVTGVDINPNATGAVWCDDFHVVPRALEPLFPKTILQLCQKQSIDVIVPLVTKELEVLAAMQLALQSSHTHLALSTQETLRIANHKGLLLNALLQHSVKVPNFVTAKNVTEFQQAIQLLSRDGQPVCFKPIYGDGSRGFHIIDERSDEARRLFEDKPDSTYVSKSELLRVIHGAKHMPELVVMEYLPGDEYSVDVLARNGETLVAIPRLREQMVNGITTKGVIVNHTDVVLYVKRVVSALSLHGNVGVQVRRNAAGEVRILEVNPRLQGTTVHCTAAGVNLPWLGIKLALSQPISDEELHVRYGTRMMRHWSEIFITDAGELYTI; the protein is encoded by the coding sequence GTGATGCCTGCACTTTGTCGTGAGTCGCTAAATGTACTGGTAACCGGAGTCGGCTCTCCGGCAGCATCAGGGGTTATACGGTCACTGCGCAGGGTGCCTGACTGGAAAATTCGAGTTACAGGTGTCGACATCAATCCAAACGCCACTGGGGCTGTATGGTGTGATGACTTTCACGTCGTCCCCCGTGCTCTGGAACCCCTCTTTCCGAAAACCATCTTGCAACTCTGTCAAAAACAGTCTATTGATGTCATTGTGCCACTGGTGACAAAGGAACTTGAAGTCCTTGCCGCAATGCAGTTGGCGCTTCAATCCAGCCATACTCATCTCGCTTTGTCCACACAGGAGACGTTACGAATTGCCAACCATAAAGGTCTGTTGCTAAACGCTCTTTTGCAACACAGTGTGAAGGTTCCAAATTTCGTCACAGCAAAAAATGTGACAGAGTTTCAACAAGCGATTCAGCTCCTGAGCCGTGATGGGCAGCCTGTATGTTTTAAACCCATCTATGGGGATGGCAGCCGCGGTTTCCACATCATCGATGAACGATCCGATGAGGCTCGTCGGTTGTTTGAGGACAAACCGGATTCCACGTACGTTTCAAAATCCGAACTACTGCGTGTCATTCACGGGGCGAAGCACATGCCAGAGCTCGTCGTGATGGAATACCTGCCTGGTGACGAATACAGCGTCGACGTCCTTGCCAGAAATGGTGAAACCCTCGTTGCCATCCCGCGATTACGTGAACAAATGGTTAACGGCATCACAACAAAAGGCGTAATTGTCAATCACACCGATGTCGTGTTGTATGTGAAACGTGTGGTTTCAGCTCTTAGCTTGCATGGCAACGTTGGTGTGCAAGTCCGGCGCAACGCCGCAGGGGAAGTGCGTATTCTCGAAGTGAACCCCCGCCTTCAGGGTACAACTGTTCACTGCACCGCAGCCGGTGTGAATTTACCTTGGCTCGGCATCAAGCTCGCGCTCTCGCAACCCATCTCGGACGAGGAACTGCACGTACGCTACGGTACACGCATGATGAGACATTGGTCAGAGATTTTTATCACGGATGCAGGCGAGCTCTACACGATATGA
- a CDS encoding PIG-L family deacetylase gives MDLVELIRYDEQRVLVLAPHADDETIGCGGLIQKFVQNGSLVRVVIASFVRGVSRRFNKDLEVYKPYRGEDRYVELKGAMAVLGVSDFTVLYHEDDVNVQYHSLLDTRPRIELVTAIEDELRDFHPTVILIPSRTKHQDHSSIHDAAVTAARPYFWQGSVLVYETDGEMEFEPNLYVSLSKEMFVNKLKALARYRTQMSLYPHPVSERALTAKAEFRGQHIYTTYAEAFQVLRIYA, from the coding sequence GTGGACCTTGTGGAACTCATTCGCTACGACGAGCAGCGGGTGTTGGTACTTGCTCCTCATGCAGACGATGAGACCATCGGCTGTGGTGGTTTGATACAGAAGTTTGTTCAAAACGGGAGCCTGGTTCGAGTCGTCATTGCATCATTCGTTCGAGGCGTGAGCCGCCGGTTTAATAAAGACCTTGAGGTGTATAAACCGTACCGGGGTGAAGACCGTTATGTGGAACTCAAAGGGGCGATGGCCGTATTAGGCGTATCGGATTTCACCGTGTTGTACCACGAGGACGACGTAAACGTCCAGTATCACTCACTGCTCGATACAAGACCCCGAATCGAATTGGTCACTGCAATCGAAGACGAGCTTCGCGATTTTCACCCAACGGTGATATTGATTCCTTCCCGGACCAAGCACCAAGACCATTCTTCCATCCATGATGCAGCTGTTACGGCCGCGCGCCCGTACTTCTGGCAAGGTTCAGTGCTTGTCTACGAGACCGATGGTGAAATGGAATTCGAGCCGAATCTGTACGTTTCACTGAGCAAGGAGATGTTTGTCAACAAGTTGAAGGCGTTAGCGCGGTACCGGACACAGATGTCCTTGTACCCTCATCCTGTCAGTGAACGTGCATTAACTGCCAAGGCGGAGTTTCGTGGTCAACACATTTACACGACGTATGCAGAAGCATTCCAGGTTCTCCGTATTTACGCATAG